In Micromonospora sp. LH3U1, one genomic interval encodes:
- a CDS encoding acetylxylan esterase — protein sequence MALSDLTLADCWAYRPDLAVPEDLDAFWERTLRADGPAAAAYEPVDTGLTQIRTWSVTVAGYSGEPVHGWLHLPANATGPLACVVEYLGYGRGRGLPHEKLFWAAAGFAHLIMDTRGQGWSAAPGATADPHRYPAGTVPGFLTRGVTRPEDFYYRRLITDAVRFARAAQEHPAVDPDRVAVTGISQGGGLSLAVAALFPGVAAAMPDVPFLCDFPRAVQVAGQGPYGEVAEYLALYRDRSSQVFRTLSYVDAAVLAPGATAPALFSIAMMDQICPPSTCFAAYHRYGGDKELRVYEFNDHEGGEAQQQLEQLAWLHKLFGR from the coding sequence GTGGCTTTGAGCGATCTCACCCTGGCCGACTGCTGGGCGTACCGACCAGACCTGGCTGTTCCGGAGGACCTGGACGCCTTCTGGGAGCGGACGCTGCGTGCCGACGGACCGGCGGCGGCGGCGTACGAGCCCGTCGACACGGGTCTCACCCAGATCCGCACCTGGTCGGTCACCGTCGCCGGCTACAGCGGCGAGCCCGTGCACGGCTGGCTGCACCTGCCGGCGAATGCCACCGGGCCGCTGGCCTGCGTGGTCGAGTACCTCGGGTACGGCCGTGGCCGTGGCCTGCCCCACGAGAAACTGTTCTGGGCCGCGGCGGGCTTCGCTCACCTGATCATGGACACCCGGGGTCAGGGCTGGAGCGCCGCGCCGGGCGCCACCGCCGACCCGCACCGGTATCCGGCCGGCACCGTTCCGGGCTTCCTCACCCGCGGCGTCACCCGACCGGAGGACTTCTACTACCGCAGGCTGATCACCGACGCGGTCCGGTTCGCCCGGGCTGCCCAGGAGCATCCCGCCGTCGACCCCGACCGGGTCGCCGTCACCGGCATCAGCCAGGGCGGCGGCCTCTCGCTGGCGGTGGCCGCGCTGTTCCCGGGCGTGGCGGCGGCCATGCCCGACGTGCCCTTCCTGTGTGACTTCCCGCGCGCTGTCCAGGTCGCCGGTCAGGGCCCCTACGGCGAGGTCGCCGAGTATCTCGCGCTGTACCGCGACCGGAGCAGCCAGGTGTTCCGCACGTTGTCGTACGTCGACGCCGCCGTGCTCGCGCCCGGCGCAACCGCGCCCGCGCTGTTCTCCATCGCGATGATGGACCAGATCTGCCCGCCCTCGACCTGCTTCGCGGCCTACCACCGCTACGGCGGCGACAAGGAACTGCGCGTGTACGAGTTCAACGACCACGAAGGTGGCGAGGCGCAACAGCAGCTCGAACAGCTCGCCTGGCTGCACAAGCTCTTCGGCCGCTGA
- a CDS encoding RrF2 family transcriptional regulator, whose translation MQISARGDYAVRAALSLATAYPSLLSTQAIAEEQDMPRKFLEAVLADLRRAGVVRAQRGAEGGYTLARPPREVTVGAVLRAVDGPLAGVRGLRPEETQYEGSAENLPGLWVAVRAAVRRVVDEVSLAEIISGRLPAHVRKLTALPDAWEPR comes from the coding sequence GTGCAGATCTCCGCGCGCGGCGACTACGCGGTACGGGCAGCGCTGAGCCTCGCCACCGCGTACCCCTCGCTGCTGTCCACCCAGGCCATCGCCGAAGAGCAGGACATGCCCCGCAAGTTCCTGGAGGCGGTCCTGGCGGATCTGCGCCGGGCCGGCGTCGTACGCGCCCAGCGCGGCGCCGAGGGTGGATACACGTTGGCACGCCCGCCGCGCGAGGTGACCGTCGGCGCGGTGCTGCGCGCCGTGGACGGCCCGCTGGCCGGGGTACGCGGCCTGCGCCCCGAGGAGACCCAATACGAGGGCTCGGCCGAGAACCTGCCCGGTCTGTGGGTGGCGGTGCGCGCGGCGGTGCGGCGCGTGGTCGACGAGGTGAGCCTCGCCGAGATCATCAGCGGTCGGCTGCCCGCCCACGTCCGTAAGCTCACCGCGCTGCCCGACGCGTGGGAGCCACGCTGA